A region of the Fibrobacter succinogenes genome:
CGACCCGGAATACCCGGATATCAAGTCTCGGATAAGTGAACTTGAACAAGTCCGTAAAGTTGCTATTGAGGAATACAATAACGGGCTTACCGCCAACTTGAACCGCGCCATTGATAGCCTCCGTGAATCGATGGCTCCCGAAAAGAAACATGATTTCTCGACGAAACTTGGACATTATCTTGTTCGTTACGGTGCTTCTTCGCAGGAATTCTTTAGAAAGTACTCCCCAGCGAATTTTAAACAAGTGAAACGCTTTGTTTGGCAGGAATCTTTCTTTGAAAATCCTTACCACCACACTTATACGGTCGTTTTTGATTCGCAGAACCGCTTTAAAGAAGTTCATGTGGTTGTTTATGATTCCGCTTCGAGCTCGAATCATTTGGGCGTCGCTCCAGAAATTTTCTCGCGCTTGCTCAAGCAAAATTCTAGAATCTCGGGTATCAGCAACAACACTGGCGAAACCGATTGCGGCAACGGGGTTGTCTTGGATGCTGCCGTTTGGGAAACTCGCGATAACTTCGAAATCCTTGCCCGTATCGTCGGAAAACCGGCCGAAGTGCGCATGGTTCGCCTTGATCGCAAAACTTTGCCCCCGTCAGGCATGAAACTTTGCGATTATCTGCCGCTTCTTATGGAATTTTAGCTCGCAATTATCTATTTTGTAGCTATATGTTCCGTGCTCGTTTTTTAGCTCTTATTTTTTTCGCTGCGTTGTTGGATGGCTGCACTTGCTGCGCCTACTTGAATCACATGTTCAATGCAGAACGGCTTTATGAAGAAGCGACGGAACTGCGTACCGCCCGTTTGGATAGTGTTCCCGACGAAACCCAGTCCTACCCGGGTGGCGATGAATCTCAAAAGTACGAAAAAATTATTGAAAAAGGCTCCCGCGTGCTGGAGCGTTTCCCCAAAAATAAGAAGCGTACTGCCGAAGCCGTTTTCCTCATTGCTGAATCTTACAGGCATAAAGCCGATTGGCCCAAGGCTATTACTAAGTACGACGAATACGAACGCTATTTTGCCGATAACGATTCCATGCGTGCCGTGGAATACCAGCGTGCCTACTGCCTTTATCGCAACCAGGAGTTCAATATTAGCCGCTTTGCGCTAGAACCCGTAGTGGCCGATAAAAATCACCCGTATTATTTCCAGGGCTTGAACCTCCTTTCGCTTTTGGATGAAAAATCCGAAGCTCCGGAGCAGGCGATTGCCGCTTTGGAAGCTGTGCTTGCCGATACGAGCGGAACCCCTTACATGAAGGGCAAGGCTCATTTCCGTTTGGCAGGGCTTTACTTCAAGATGGAAAACTGGGAAAAGGCGCACCATCACTATAACGCCAAGGAAATCGAAAACTTGAACGATCGCGAACGCCAGACGGCGGGCGAGCAGTCGGCAGAATGCCTTGTGAACAGCAAGGAATACCTCAAGGCCGCTGATGAATTTAAGCAGCTTTACAAGAACGAAGCTTATGCAGATAAGCGCTCGACATATTTAGTCCGCATCGGTGAAACGACGCTTTTGGCCGGGCGCAATGCCGATGCTTATGTGATTTTCAATAAGGTCAATACTGAGTATCCCAAGACAGAACCGTCTTCGCGCAGTTACTTTAACATGGGCGATTATGAACAGACCAAGACGCTGAATTACGACCTTGCCATGTCTTATTACGACAGCAGTTATATTGCAAGATCGATTAGCGAATATGGTAGAAAGTCCCGTGAACGCCGTAACGCATTGAGAAACCTCGTTTCTATGCGTGACCGCAACGAGGAAATTCTTCAAAGCAAAGATTCTGTCCCCAATATGAAGTCGTTCTTCAAGAACGAGTTTATGATTGCGGAACTCTTTTTGCTCAAGCTTTCCGAGGCGGATAGCGCCCTTGCAAGGCTTACGAATGTGATTGAAAAGTCCGACGACACGGCAAGCGTGATGCGTGCTTCTTATGCACGAGCTTTTATCTATGATGAATTTTTGCATGATCCGGATACGGCCGAAGAACTGTACAAGGAAATTATCGAGAAGTATCCGAATACCGAATATGCCAAACAAGCTCAGGCAAATATTGGCATGCGCGTGACGATGAAAACGCGTGAAGACGAAGCTCGTGATCGTTACATGGAGGCAGAAAGCCTGTGGACTGTGGCTTCGGAAATGCCGGTGAACAAGATGGAGTTGGTGGACTCCGCTTATGCCTCTGCGTTTAATGCTTTCGATAATGTCTATAAAGATTATCCGCAGACGCAGTCCGGTGTGCAGGCTCTTTACATGAAGGCCATTTATTTCCAGATGAACCCGGAACGGTTGGACAGCGCTGTCGCCATTTATCGGCAGCTCCGTGATTACCATGGCCAGACTGCATGGGGGCAACGTGCTGCTTATGTGCTGAATACGCGCCTTACTACAACGGATGA
Encoded here:
- a CDS encoding tetratricopeptide repeat protein, which produces MFRARFLALIFFAALLDGCTCCAYLNHMFNAERLYEEATELRTARLDSVPDETQSYPGGDESQKYEKIIEKGSRVLERFPKNKKRTAEAVFLIAESYRHKADWPKAITKYDEYERYFADNDSMRAVEYQRAYCLYRNQEFNISRFALEPVVADKNHPYYFQGLNLLSLLDEKSEAPEQAIAALEAVLADTSGTPYMKGKAHFRLAGLYFKMENWEKAHHHYNAKEIENLNDRERQTAGEQSAECLVNSKEYLKAADEFKQLYKNEAYADKRSTYLVRIGETTLLAGRNADAYVIFNKVNTEYPKTEPSSRSYFNMGDYEQTKTLNYDLAMSYYDSSYIARSISEYGRKSRERRNALRNLVSMRDRNEEILQSKDSVPNMKSFFKNEFMIAELFLLKLSEADSALARLTNVIEKSDDTASVMRASYARAFIYDEFLHDPDTAEELYKEIIEKYPNTEYAKQAQANIGMRVTMKTREDEARDRYMEAESLWTVASEMPVNKMELVDSAYASAFNAFDNVYKDYPQTQSGVQALYMKAIYFQMNPERLDSAVAIYRQLRDYHGQTAWGQRAAYVLNTRLTTTDDDLAKLRKRTAKTIENLEKNSAKYYEDLKAKPEEKKAEIINKEDEILENTYNSMYDFE